One genomic window of Actinoplanes lobatus includes the following:
- a CDS encoding branched-chain amino acid ABC transporter permease, which yields MSDLIGYLVTGLGIGAGFALVASGLVAIYRVTRVVNFAQGAFAVLAAMLAASLLGAGVPHGLAELGGVTLGALTGLIVGAVAIGRPGTSPGTSLIVTLGLGVLAYAVEILIWGDQPRSYPGVPGVADLAGARLQAHYLLIIAVTVPVFALMAWFFTRTDLGRALSACASNRYAAQVVGIDVRRMGLLAFTIGGALGGLAGVLTTPVQQVTFDSDVALIVNGFAAAVLGGLTRPVIALAGGLLLGVAQTLAAGYGGGAYQVEVALVLMLTVMIVQAARTGPVVETAR from the coding sequence ATGAGCGATCTCATCGGATACCTGGTCACCGGGCTCGGCATCGGGGCCGGGTTCGCGCTGGTCGCCAGCGGGCTCGTGGCGATCTACCGGGTCACCCGGGTGGTCAACTTCGCCCAGGGCGCGTTCGCCGTGCTCGCCGCCATGCTGGCCGCCTCCCTGCTCGGCGCCGGCGTCCCGCACGGCCTCGCCGAACTCGGCGGCGTCACGCTCGGCGCACTCACCGGCCTCATCGTCGGCGCCGTCGCCATCGGGCGCCCCGGCACCAGCCCCGGAACCTCGCTCATCGTCACCCTCGGACTGGGCGTGCTGGCGTACGCCGTCGAGATCCTGATCTGGGGAGACCAGCCACGCTCCTACCCGGGCGTGCCCGGCGTGGCCGACCTGGCCGGCGCCCGGCTCCAGGCCCACTACCTGCTGATCATCGCGGTCACCGTGCCGGTCTTCGCCCTGATGGCGTGGTTCTTCACCCGCACCGACCTGGGCCGGGCGCTGTCCGCCTGCGCCTCCAACCGCTACGCCGCCCAGGTCGTCGGCATCGACGTACGCCGGATGGGCCTGCTCGCCTTCACCATCGGCGGCGCCCTCGGCGGCCTCGCCGGAGTCCTCACCACACCGGTGCAGCAGGTCACGTTCGACAGTGACGTCGCCCTGATCGTCAACGGCTTCGCCGCCGCCGTCCTCGGCGGCCTCACCCGGCCGGTGATCGCCCTCGCCGGCGGGCTCCTGCTCGGCGTGGCACAGACCCTGGCCGCCGGCTACGGCGGCGGCGCCTACCAGGTGGAGGTGGCCCTCGTGCTGATGCTCACCGTCATGATCGTCCAGGCGGCCCGCACCGGGCCGGTCGTGGAGACCGCCCGATGA
- a CDS encoding branched-chain amino acid ABC transporter permease — MKRWIPAGLLLAVLTLLPPLLPERHLATFVLLALAATVTVGVSLLMGYAGQVSLGQASFYAIGAYAAGLLAVHGVPPLLGLLAAPVIAAVAATLLGAPLLRLRGHHLAFATLAVQLILLSLLAQADWAGGAIGLQGIPRFSIGGFELREDLGYAYAAGFVLMIAVLIARNVIESRAGRGMRAAATSETAAAASGVAIGRYRLAVFALSAAFAGLAGGVYAFYLGYLAPGSFPVLLSIEFVVMAVVGGLGTIAGPLVGATVVVLLVQVLNTLGTQPGMPGYAPAVLSYAVYAVVLIICVLYLPRGLVPAIRTASTRLTGTRRPPTHPAALPPLTQP; from the coding sequence ATGAAACGCTGGATCCCGGCCGGGCTGCTGCTCGCGGTGCTCACCCTGCTGCCGCCGCTCCTTCCGGAACGGCATCTCGCGACGTTCGTGCTGCTCGCCCTCGCCGCGACGGTCACCGTCGGCGTCTCCCTCCTGATGGGGTACGCGGGACAGGTCTCGCTGGGACAGGCCTCCTTCTACGCGATCGGGGCGTACGCGGCCGGCCTGCTCGCCGTCCACGGTGTCCCGCCCCTGCTCGGCCTGCTCGCCGCCCCGGTGATCGCGGCGGTCGCGGCCACCCTGCTCGGGGCGCCACTGCTCCGGCTACGCGGCCACCACCTGGCCTTCGCCACCCTGGCGGTACAGCTCATCCTGCTGTCACTGCTCGCCCAGGCCGACTGGGCGGGCGGCGCGATCGGCCTCCAGGGCATCCCACGGTTCTCGATCGGCGGTTTCGAACTGCGTGAAGACCTCGGATACGCGTACGCCGCAGGCTTTGTCCTGATGATCGCCGTGCTGATCGCGCGCAACGTGATCGAGTCCCGCGCGGGCCGCGGCATGCGCGCCGCCGCCACGAGCGAGACAGCCGCCGCGGCCAGCGGTGTGGCGATCGGCCGCTACCGGCTGGCCGTGTTCGCCCTGTCCGCCGCCTTCGCCGGCCTGGCCGGTGGCGTCTACGCCTTCTACCTGGGATATCTGGCGCCCGGCTCGTTCCCGGTGCTGCTCTCCATCGAGTTCGTGGTGATGGCGGTGGTCGGCGGGTTGGGCACGATCGCCGGCCCACTGGTCGGCGCCACCGTTGTCGTCCTGCTGGTGCAGGTGCTCAACACCCTGGGTACCCAGCCGGGCATGCCCGGCTACGCCCCGGCCGTCCTCTCCTACGCCGTCTACGCCGTCGTCCTGATCATCTGCGTCCTCTACCTACCCCGAGGCCTGGTCCCGGCCATCCGAACCGCCAGCACCCGCCTGACCGGCACCCGCAGACCGCCGACCCACCCGGCCGCCCTTCCACCACTCACCCAGCCGTGA